Genomic DNA from Chloroflexia bacterium SDU3-3:
CCTGGGGTGGTAAGCCATGAGCGAACAGCCGATCAACGACATCTACCTCAGCTTCTTTATGTTCACCACCGATCTGCAGCCCACCAACCGCGACTACACCCAGCAGATCATCGAGCACATGCAGGCGCTGCGCTCGTTCGGCTACGCCGGGTTCGATCTGCCGATCGCCCCGCCCTCCGGCGCGTTCGACCCCGAGGCCGATCTGGCTGCCTACATGGCCCTGCGCGACGCGCTCGATAGCGCGGGCCTGCACGACGTGGGCGTGACCACCAACGTGGGCGCGACCCATACCTACGACCCCTCGTCGCCCTACCGCGAGCAGCGCGAGCTGGGCCTGGCCTACCTGAAATCGCGCGTAGACATCACCAAGGCCCTGCGTGGCACCATCATGGCCGGGCCGATCGTGCTGCCCTACGGGGTGTTCCCCACCAGCGACTTTGGCCAGCCGATCTGGAGCGACGCCCTGCAGGACTGGATGGCCCCGCGCTACCGCAACGCCCAGCCGATCATCCAGGAGCTGGGCGAGTACGCTGCCGCCCAGGGCGTCGAGCTGGCCATCGAGCCGGTCGACCACTGGGAGACCCCCGGCCCCAACATGGTGCGCGAGGTCCGCGAGTTCCTCCAAGGCGTGGCAAGCCCCCATGTCGGCGTGTGCGTCGACAGCGCCCACGTGGTGCTGGGCAGCGACGGCCCCGACGAGTTCGTGGAGGACATCGCCAGCCTGCTCGGACAGGGCCGCGTGGGCTATGTGCACATCTCATCGCCCGATCGCGGCGCGGTGCGCAACAGCTGGATCCCCTGGCAGCCCTTCCTAGCCCCCATCCTGCCCGACTACCGTGGCCCGCTGCTCGTCGAGGTCTTTAACGCTATCCCGGCCTTCCTCAGCAGCCTGCGCATCACCCGCCGCATCTACCAGATCCCGGGCCAAGGCCCGATCGACCCCAGCCGCCCCGATGCCTACACGATCGCGCACGAGGCCATCGAGGCCACGCGCCACCAGGTCGCCATCGCGCTCGGCCAATTCAGCGAAGGATAACCCATGAGCTACATCAAACACAACGAGCGGCTGGGCGCAGCCACCATCCAGCCCGGCGCAAGCGAGACGCTGACGCAGGACGATGTCACCTCGTTTCGCGCCACAGCCACCCAGCGCACCACCGCCGTGCGCCTCGGCCCCCTACAGGATCTCCCCGGCTTCTGGGAGGGCGTCGGCTTCAGCTTGATCGCCCGCCCCAACTTCTCCGGCGGCAACGAGAATGGCATCTACCTTGAGCTGAACATGCTGCGCGAGACCATCGAGTTCACCGCGATCGGATCACCCATCCTCAACCGTGGCAGCATGCAAGAAGACATCGCCATCTTTGGCCTCACCTACATCCACCGTGTCACCGATGGCGTGACGGGCGGCGCGCTCCACATCGAGCCAGGCCTCTGGCTCAACATCCCGCCCACATCGGCCCCCTCGGCGGATGCCAGCATCGCACGCCTAGCCACCATCCCTCACGGCAACTCGGTGTGCACCGTCGGCTTCGTGCAGGAGGTCTACCCCAACGGCGAACTGCCCGATATCCCACCCGCCAACACTGTGCCGTTCGCCATCGGCAGCCAGCCGCCCGCCCCCAGCACCAAAAACCCCTTCCCCGAGTACGATCTGAGCCAGCCCAACATCTACCGCTCCACCCCGCTGCCGCCGCAGATCACCCAGGCGATCATCGACGACCCCAACACCATGCTGCGCAACGCGCTCAAGGGCCAGCGGCCTATGAAGATCACGCGGCTGATCACCAGCACGCCCGCAAACGGCGTCAGCAACATCCCGTTCATCACATCCAACGCCGATACGCCCACCCTAGAGTCGGTGTTCGCCATCGAGGTGATCGAGACCGAGTCTGGCGAGGAGTTCTTGCAGCTCCAGTACTCGCAGACGGCGCTGCTGAACTTTCGCGGCATGAGCTTCCCGCACGTCACCGTGGGCACCCTGATCAAGGCGTTCTAGCCCCACGCCACATGCGGGTGCCCAAAAGCCCCGTGCAATAAGGCCCAAGCCGCATCCGCGCAGCAGGCGGGGGTGTGGCCTGGGCCTTTGGCGTGCCGTACCCCGCCGC
This window encodes:
- a CDS encoding sugar phosphate isomerase/epimerase; amino-acid sequence: MSEQPINDIYLSFFMFTTDLQPTNRDYTQQIIEHMQALRSFGYAGFDLPIAPPSGAFDPEADLAAYMALRDALDSAGLHDVGVTTNVGATHTYDPSSPYREQRELGLAYLKSRVDITKALRGTIMAGPIVLPYGVFPTSDFGQPIWSDALQDWMAPRYRNAQPIIQELGEYAAAQGVELAIEPVDHWETPGPNMVREVREFLQGVASPHVGVCVDSAHVVLGSDGPDEFVEDIASLLGQGRVGYVHISSPDRGAVRNSWIPWQPFLAPILPDYRGPLLVEVFNAIPAFLSSLRITRRIYQIPGQGPIDPSRPDAYTIAHEAIEATRHQVAIALGQFSEG